In Methylomonas sp. MK1, the following are encoded in one genomic region:
- a CDS encoding SIR2 family NAD-dependent protein deacylase, translating to MNQQNAILRAAQAIADADTLLITAGAGMGVDSGLPDFRGKQGFWRTHPSYAAEGLTFQDLANPQWFFNEPRRAWGFYGARYHSYGNTQPHAGFKLLKSWFDSKPNPGFVYTSNVDGHFQKAGFAEESIYECHGSIHYLQCCMPCNQRIWPIKTLQLTVDSHSMIAQGSLPFCPDCGGFARPNILMFDDAFWLEHRARQQQKRYLDWRLQAVHQQVVVIELGVGSAIGPIRWVGESFPGTLLRINLDESNAPKGSISLAMSALAALTAIERILSAGH from the coding sequence GTGAACCAACAAAACGCGATTTTGCGTGCCGCCCAAGCCATCGCCGATGCGGACACGCTGTTGATTACCGCCGGTGCCGGCATGGGTGTCGATTCCGGCTTGCCGGATTTCCGCGGCAAGCAAGGCTTCTGGCGCACACATCCAAGCTATGCCGCCGAAGGCTTGACGTTCCAGGATCTAGCGAATCCGCAATGGTTTTTTAACGAACCGAGACGCGCCTGGGGCTTTTACGGCGCTCGTTACCATTCGTATGGAAATACGCAGCCGCATGCCGGTTTTAAACTGTTGAAAAGCTGGTTCGACAGCAAGCCCAATCCGGGTTTTGTTTACACCAGCAATGTGGACGGACATTTTCAAAAGGCGGGGTTTGCCGAAGAAAGCATTTACGAATGTCACGGTTCGATCCATTACTTGCAATGTTGCATGCCTTGTAACCAAAGAATTTGGCCTATTAAAACACTCCAGCTAACGGTGGACAGCCACAGTATGATAGCCCAGGGCTCCTTGCCTTTTTGCCCCGATTGCGGCGGATTTGCCCGTCCCAATATTTTGATGTTTGACGATGCCTTTTGGTTAGAGCATCGTGCCCGGCAACAACAAAAGCGATATCTGGATTGGCGTTTACAGGCCGTGCATCAACAAGTCGTGGTCATTGAATTGGGTGTCGGCTCGGCAATAGGCCCAATTCGCTGGGTCGGAGAAAGTTTTCCCGGTACGTTGCTTCGTATCAACCTGGACGAATCGAACGCCCCCAAAGGCAGTATTTCGCTTGCCATGTCGGCATTGGCGGCGCTGACTGCTATAGAGCGGATTCTCTCCGCTGGGCACTGA
- a CDS encoding DnaA/Hda family protein — translation MNKLSICPISNYSDFLSGDYDFGNFVKAGANRLAKAACIEFSRNGVRSCNPFLIYGGIGLGKTHLLKGIAKAASLQRQDVSIIYQSAEQFVHDWVQAIRSDSEEKLIEYFESVDLWLVDDIQLLIHKKPVWEGFLNLLENVSQSKRQIALAGTISIDELEQLNEWLKLRFINSLSVEIVMPDYDARIEMLRGKAMSAGFELDMDIARLIARRICSDVRELESTLHKLQAYTNLFGEKVTLAQAKTLLFLN, via the coding sequence ATGAACAAGCTGTCGATTTGTCCAATAAGCAATTATTCGGATTTTCTTTCCGGCGACTATGACTTCGGCAACTTTGTCAAAGCTGGAGCCAATCGGCTCGCCAAAGCAGCGTGTATTGAGTTTTCGAGAAATGGTGTGCGGAGTTGCAACCCATTCCTCATCTACGGCGGCATTGGGTTGGGTAAGACACATTTGCTTAAAGGGATTGCCAAGGCCGCTTCGCTACAGCGACAGGATGTTTCGATTATTTATCAATCCGCGGAGCAATTTGTGCACGATTGGGTGCAGGCGATTCGTTCTGACTCAGAAGAAAAATTAATCGAATATTTTGAAAGTGTTGACTTATGGCTGGTTGATGATATTCAACTATTGATCCATAAAAAGCCGGTTTGGGAAGGCTTTCTTAACCTTCTTGAAAATGTTTCCCAGAGCAAACGACAAATAGCGCTGGCTGGAACGATATCCATTGATGAACTCGAACAATTAAATGAGTGGCTGAAATTACGTTTTATCAATAGCCTATCCGTGGAAATTGTCATGCCAGACTATGATGCTCGAATTGAAATGCTTCGCGGTAAGGCTATGAGTGCCGGTTTCGAGTTGGACATGGACATCGCTCGCCTTATCGCTAGGCGGATTTGCTCGGACGTCAGAGAGTTGGAGAGTACATTGCATAAGTTGCAAGCCTATACCAACTTGTTCGGCGAAAAAGTGACGCTTGCTCAAGCGAAAACTTTGTTGTTTTTAAACTAA
- a CDS encoding helix-turn-helix transcriptional regulator gives MDTILRYFQMLRFIPKEPESITTPDLLKKLQDLGYEVDIRTVQRDLNKLSSSGLFPFTSSDETKPLCWFWPKQSARMQFPLMSADEALTFKLVEQFLIPLLPLSVRAHLADYFALADGTLKHSPLAHWPDKVRAIPANQSLLSPQIDAEVLKVVYEALLKNRRFSAGYLRRDEATKQYEVNPLGLIFRGNVAYLLATLWDYQDVKQLALHRFGQAILLDKAVTVPADYDPDIYITSGEFDYPTAPDADIQLVVKISPWVRKHLSETPLSTDQRITALEDGYFRLQASVKDTLQLRWWLRGFGADIEVLEPDSLRQTFAETVRLLGKIYGM, from the coding sequence ATGGACACCATCCTCCGCTACTTCCAAATGCTCCGCTTCATCCCCAAAGAACCGGAGTCTATTACCACCCCGGATTTGCTGAAAAAACTACAAGACTTAGGTTACGAGGTGGACATCAGGACGGTGCAGCGGGATTTAAATAAGCTGTCTTCATCAGGCTTGTTTCCCTTCACCAGTTCGGATGAAACCAAGCCCTTATGCTGGTTCTGGCCGAAGCAATCCGCACGTATGCAATTTCCATTGATGTCGGCGGATGAGGCGCTGACATTCAAACTAGTTGAGCAGTTTTTAATTCCGTTATTGCCGTTATCCGTCAGAGCGCATTTGGCCGATTATTTCGCGTTGGCCGACGGTACGCTGAAACATTCGCCATTGGCCCATTGGCCGGATAAAGTCAGAGCGATTCCCGCTAATCAATCTTTGTTGTCACCGCAAATCGATGCCGAGGTATTGAAGGTGGTGTACGAAGCGCTGTTGAAAAATCGGCGTTTTTCAGCCGGCTATCTGCGGCGGGACGAAGCCACCAAACAGTACGAAGTCAACCCGTTGGGCTTGATATTCCGGGGCAATGTGGCTTATCTGCTGGCGACGTTGTGGGATTATCAGGATGTAAAACAATTGGCGTTGCATCGTTTCGGACAGGCTATATTGCTGGATAAGGCAGTTACCGTGCCTGCGGATTACGATCCGGATATTTATATAACATCCGGCGAGTTCGACTACCCAACTGCGCCTGACGCCGACATTCAGCTGGTAGTGAAAATTTCTCCCTGGGTGCGTAAGCACTTGTCGGAAACGCCGCTGAGCACCGATCAGCGGATTACGGCGCTCGAGGACGGTTATTTCCGGTTGCAGGCTTCGGTAAAAGATACGTTGCAACTGCGTTGGTGGTTGCGAGGATTCGGTGCGGATATAGAGGTGCTGGAGCCGGATTCGCTAAGGCAAACGTTTGCCGAAACCGTTCGATTGCTGGGCAAAATATACGGTATGTAG
- a CDS encoding AAA family ATPase, producing MIKNSFSTFMRPTRSAHRRSSKRQQFDAYQRLAAIHLLRLVLNMQGSLKRIQSLRFIMNDILSILLLDEADSLLGDRNCAHRSWEITQVNEMLTQMETFSGIFICNTNRMDKLDAASLRRFDFKVKFDYLSPNQRWLLFQRECQRLRGQLPSNPENLAIFNQQVQRLTNLTPGDFAVVSRQVAVLGGISQPERMIQVLEQECEAKGEAFAQIGFVR from the coding sequence ATGATTAAAAATTCTTTCTCTACTTTTATGCGGCCTACACGCAGCGCTCACAGGCGCAGTTCTAAACGCCAACAATTCGACGCTTATCAACGTTTGGCGGCAATCCACCTATTGCGGCTTGTATTAAATATGCAGGGAAGCCTGAAACGAATCCAGTCATTGCGTTTTATTATGAACGACATACTCAGTATCCTGTTATTGGACGAAGCAGACAGTTTGCTAGGCGACCGCAACTGTGCCCACAGAAGCTGGGAAATTACCCAGGTTAACGAAATGCTCACCCAGATGGAAACCTTCTCCGGTATTTTCATTTGTAACACCAACCGGATGGATAAGTTGGATGCGGCATCCTTACGGCGCTTTGATTTCAAGGTGAAATTCGATTACCTCAGCCCCAATCAACGCTGGCTATTGTTCCAACGGGAATGCCAACGACTTCGCGGACAATTACCGTCCAACCCGGAAAACTTGGCTATATTCAATCAGCAAGTCCAGCGGCTGACCAACCTCACTCCGGGTGACTTTGCCGTGGTCAGTCGGCAAGTCGCGGTGTTAGGGGGAATTTCACAGCCGGAAAGAATGATTCAAGTGCTGGAGCAGGAGTGTGAGGCGAAGGGGGAGGCGTTCGCGCAAATTGGGTTTGTACGTTAG
- a CDS encoding energy transducer TonB, with protein MSSPLATFNKFAPAGAPADWDAADVVSLKPSVAQLAEGLTHSRVAVALGDFKYVTETRDHKWVDFLLIGVLTIFIHNTVVDHFRGAAFEQEIVEPIKPETKVQITLTRPQPKPVPPPPPLVKPKPPTPKVVPLKPQKPKPVEKVVEQAPAPDPTPVVDTAPVAPTAPPAPPAPVVEEKITEPVADAAYLHNPLPEYPEVAQERGWEGKVVMKVHVLPDGTTDSVTVSKSSGQKVLDDAAVKAVLKWSFVPAKRGDTAIARYTTVPFTFKL; from the coding sequence ATGAGCAGTCCTTTAGCGACTTTTAATAAATTTGCACCGGCGGGCGCTCCCGCAGATTGGGACGCGGCGGACGTTGTTTCGTTAAAACCGTCTGTCGCTCAATTGGCCGAAGGTTTAACGCATTCGCGAGTCGCAGTTGCGTTGGGGGATTTTAAGTACGTCACTGAAACGCGCGATCATAAATGGGTAGATTTTCTATTAATCGGCGTGCTGACGATTTTTATCCATAACACGGTCGTCGACCACTTCAGAGGCGCTGCGTTTGAGCAAGAAATAGTCGAGCCGATCAAACCTGAAACCAAAGTCCAAATCACGCTGACCAGACCGCAACCCAAACCGGTGCCGCCACCGCCACCCTTGGTCAAACCTAAACCACCCACACCCAAAGTAGTACCACTGAAACCGCAAAAGCCTAAACCCGTGGAAAAAGTGGTAGAGCAAGCACCCGCGCCCGATCCGACTCCGGTAGTAGATACCGCGCCGGTTGCGCCTACGGCGCCGCCCGCCCCGCCAGCGCCAGTGGTTGAAGAAAAAATCACCGAGCCGGTTGCCGACGCGGCTTACCTGCACAACCCGCTGCCCGAATATCCCGAAGTTGCTCAAGAACGCGGCTGGGAAGGCAAAGTGGTGATGAAAGTACACGTGCTGCCCGACGGCACCACCGATAGCGTTACCGTCAGTAAATCCAGTGGCCAGAAAGTCCTGGACGATGCTGCCGTCAAAGCCGTTCTCAAGTGGTCTTTCGTGCCGGCCAAACGCGGCGATACGGCGATTGCCCGCTACACCACGGTTCCATTCACTTTTAAATTGTAA
- a CDS encoding MotA/TolQ/ExbB proton channel family protein, producing the protein MSDIATNVIVDGTLNTLIAASVVTWGLILIKGVQHIRISYHNRRYNKEFWSAPNIQAAAHLENQDGPAARVAGIGFSTLIETDGGASTHDLEHTWDRQELLDRRLRQQMQKERGSLESGLAVLATIGSISPFVGLFGTVWGIMGALTNISKTGSASLEVVAGPIGEALIATAVGIAVAVPAVVGYNFFIRRNKVVWAFLDDFAIDFVHLALKSSFIIERAGSKPASAAASARLTDVSGGKKSSIKDTHEELIAKEAHA; encoded by the coding sequence ATGTCTGATATCGCAACCAATGTCATCGTCGATGGCACCCTGAACACCTTAATCGCCGCCTCGGTCGTGACTTGGGGCTTAATCCTGATCAAAGGCGTGCAACACATCCGCATTTCGTATCACAACCGCCGTTACAACAAAGAATTCTGGAGCGCGCCCAATATTCAGGCCGCCGCGCATCTGGAAAACCAGGATGGCCCGGCTGCCCGAGTCGCCGGTATCGGTTTTTCCACATTGATCGAGACTGACGGCGGTGCGTCTACCCATGACCTGGAACACACCTGGGACAGACAGGAATTGTTGGACAGACGCTTGCGTCAGCAGATGCAAAAAGAACGCGGCTCGCTGGAAAGCGGCCTGGCGGTGCTGGCGACCATCGGCAGTATCTCGCCGTTCGTGGGCTTGTTCGGTACCGTGTGGGGCATTATGGGCGCCTTGACCAATATCAGCAAAACCGGTTCGGCCAGCCTGGAAGTGGTCGCCGGCCCTATCGGTGAAGCCTTGATCGCTACGGCAGTGGGTATCGCGGTCGCGGTACCGGCGGTTGTGGGTTACAACTTTTTTATCCGCCGCAATAAAGTGGTTTGGGCCTTCCTGGACGACTTTGCTATCGACTTTGTGCATTTGGCGCTAAAAAGCTCATTCATCATCGAACGTGCCGGTAGCAAACCGGCATCAGCGGCAGCTTCCGCACGTTTGACCGATGTCAGCGGCGGCAAAAAATCCAGCATCAAAGACACCCATGAAGAATTAATCGCGAAAGAGGCGCACGCATAA
- a CDS encoding ExbD/TolR family protein: MAFNTKDDGGDDVMGEINVTPLVDVMLVLLVVFIVTAPLLTQAVHVNLPKTAETAPPDDKAASYLSVDAQGKIYIDKQEFPLEIIEGELKNRLAANPEFALNLNADDAVQYGIVAKVMSSIERAGVTKLSVLTVPQ; encoded by the coding sequence ATGGCATTTAATACCAAAGACGACGGCGGCGATGATGTGATGGGCGAAATCAACGTCACGCCCCTGGTGGATGTGATGTTGGTGCTATTGGTGGTGTTTATCGTCACCGCCCCTTTGTTAACCCAGGCAGTGCACGTCAATCTGCCGAAAACCGCCGAAACCGCGCCGCCGGACGACAAAGCGGCGTCTTACTTAAGTGTCGATGCCCAAGGCAAAATCTACATAGATAAACAAGAGTTTCCGTTGGAAATTATCGAAGGCGAGTTGAAAAACCGCCTGGCGGCCAATCCCGAGTTCGCGCTGAATTTGAACGCGGACGACGCGGTGCAATACGGCATCGTCGCCAAGGTGATGTCATCCATCGAACGGGCCGGCGTCACTAAGCTGTCGGTTCTGACCGTTCCGCAATAA
- a CDS encoding dienelactone hydrolase family protein translates to MARKTAQDFHPEALQAFDKYVHGDISRRDFLSSVPKYALLGLTAEALLEALNPRFAEAKQVADDDPRIKATYVEYPSPHGNGKIRGYLVQPAKAVGKLPVVLVIHENRGLNPHIQDIARRLALDNFIAFAPDALFTLGGYPGDEDKARELFQRLDKEKTQADFLAAAQAIKKLPQSNGKLGAVGFCYGGGIVNFLATRLPDLGAGVPFYGAQPAADQAAKIKTPLLIHYAGVDDRINAGWPAYEAALQKSGVNYEAHTYPGVQHGFNNDTTPRYDAATAKLAWDRTVSFFNAYLRDS, encoded by the coding sequence ATGGCGCGCAAGACCGCTCAAGACTTTCATCCGGAAGCGTTACAAGCTTTTGATAAATACGTACATGGTGATATTTCCCGGCGGGACTTTTTATCGTCGGTACCTAAATACGCCCTACTCGGCCTGACCGCCGAAGCCTTGCTGGAAGCGCTTAACCCGCGCTTCGCCGAAGCAAAGCAAGTGGCAGACGACGATCCACGTATCAAAGCCACCTATGTGGAATACCCTTCCCCGCACGGTAACGGCAAAATTCGCGGTTACTTGGTGCAACCGGCCAAAGCCGTAGGCAAACTTCCGGTAGTGCTGGTTATCCACGAAAACCGGGGGTTGAATCCGCATATCCAAGACATCGCTCGCCGCCTGGCCTTGGACAATTTCATTGCCTTCGCGCCGGATGCGCTGTTTACGCTGGGCGGCTATCCGGGCGATGAAGACAAAGCCCGCGAATTGTTCCAAAGACTGGATAAAGAGAAAACCCAGGCCGACTTTTTGGCTGCGGCGCAAGCCATTAAAAAACTGCCGCAAAGTAACGGGAAGTTGGGCGCAGTTGGCTTTTGCTACGGCGGCGGCATAGTCAACTTCCTGGCCACCCGTCTGCCGGATCTGGGCGCTGGCGTACCGTTCTACGGTGCCCAACCTGCCGCCGATCAGGCCGCAAAAATCAAAACCCCTTTATTGATCCATTACGCCGGCGTCGACGACCGCATCAATGCCGGCTGGCCGGCTTATGAAGCGGCCCTGCAAAAATCTGGCGTCAATTACGAAGCCCACACCTATCCAGGCGTGCAACACGGCTTTAACAACGACACCACCCCACGCTACGACGCCGCCACCGCCAAACTGGCCTGGGATAGGACCGTCAGTTTCTTCAACGCTTATCTGCGCGACAGTTAA
- a CDS encoding cytochrome b/b6 domain-containing protein has protein sequence MKVEVHIWDWPLRLFHWLLVVAVVGAYATGKLGGNLTDWHARFGSLILGLLVFRLIWGFIGTTHARFASFFPTFSRLVEYVKGEWQGVGHNPAGAIAIIALLAVLSFLAITGLFANDDIAFEGPLFHAIDKEVSDKLSGWHIFAVNILLGLVAVHVSAIVLYQRLKKTNLVVAMLTGKKQLPKSLAPSPIKPVGPIRFVITLLIAVTVVWGVWSGGFVNYLAPLASFQTATANPKT, from the coding sequence ATGAAAGTGGAAGTACATATTTGGGATTGGCCATTACGACTGTTTCACTGGTTGCTGGTCGTGGCCGTGGTCGGCGCTTACGCCACCGGCAAACTGGGCGGCAATCTGACCGACTGGCATGCTCGCTTCGGCAGTTTGATTTTGGGCTTGCTGGTATTTAGATTGATCTGGGGCTTCATCGGCACTACCCATGCCCGTTTCGCCAGTTTCTTTCCGACCTTTTCGCGGCTAGTGGAATACGTCAAAGGCGAATGGCAAGGCGTCGGCCACAATCCGGCCGGTGCCATAGCGATTATCGCCTTGCTGGCGGTGTTGAGTTTTCTGGCTATCACCGGCTTGTTCGCTAACGACGATATTGCTTTTGAAGGTCCGCTGTTTCATGCCATCGACAAAGAGGTCAGCGATAAACTCAGCGGTTGGCATATTTTTGCAGTGAATATCCTGCTGGGCTTGGTCGCGGTGCATGTCAGCGCGATTGTCTTGTACCAACGCCTGAAAAAAACCAATCTGGTTGTCGCGATGCTGACCGGCAAAAAGCAATTGCCTAAATCCTTGGCGCCCTCCCCGATCAAACCAGTCGGCCCGATCCGCTTCGTGATCACTTTGTTGATCGCGGTGACGGTAGTCTGGGGCGTTTGGAGCGGCGGTTTTGTGAATTATCTGGCGCCCTTGGCCAGCTTCCAAACGGCTACGGCCAATCCAAAAACCTAA
- a CDS encoding c-type cytochrome, which produces MKLKLVIALALGAVTSAAVAGDVEDQIRFRQSAYSFLGWNTAKIKAQAADHPETFNKDQVIAAANAVAAVANSGLLSLYGPGTDKGTGWKATRLKPEFFEKQDEVKEIEATFIKEANELQKVAANGDVAEIKAQFGKVGASCKSCHDLIRVRE; this is translated from the coding sequence ATGAAATTGAAACTGGTAATCGCACTGGCGCTGGGCGCTGTCACGTCGGCGGCTGTAGCCGGCGATGTGGAAGACCAGATCCGCTTCCGTCAATCCGCGTACTCGTTCCTGGGCTGGAATACGGCGAAAATCAAAGCGCAAGCAGCCGACCATCCGGAAACCTTTAACAAGGATCAGGTGATCGCTGCCGCGAATGCGGTTGCTGCGGTCGCCAATTCCGGCCTACTCAGCCTTTACGGCCCTGGCACCGATAAAGGTACCGGCTGGAAAGCGACGCGTCTGAAACCGGAATTCTTCGAAAAACAGGACGAGGTGAAAGAAATCGAAGCGACTTTCATCAAGGAAGCCAACGAATTGCAAAAAGTGGCGGCTAACGGCGACGTAGCGGAAATCAAAGCCCAATTCGGCAAAGTTGGCGCATCTTGCAAAAGCTGCCACGATTTAATTCGGGTTCGCGAATAA
- a CDS encoding EAL domain-containing protein, which yields MPLQQLVEYFNDRLEQEHNNGLRPFVLDNGAVHGVFGPICIGSNLSPLRQTLRTANVIGHIAQLNVSTINKQTIGSSELEQYLALPQTEQADVESIINFDRMSRAVHMLNYLPQAHLDELLFLEVDPRHILGVKEDHGAYFEEVIVACGLQTANVAITLTANNAYAGFYQLLLKGLNNYQRRGYQLALKFDYHSLEKSAFELITRAAPNFVGISALELDRIRDNKLLEKLQQLSSLARSIASQSFMLQIDDKRTAALARNTGFELVQGDYFEQSVQLSAANG from the coding sequence ATGCCTTTACAACAATTAGTCGAATATTTTAACGATAGACTGGAGCAGGAACACAATAATGGCTTACGGCCATTTGTGCTAGACAACGGCGCGGTGCACGGAGTATTCGGCCCGATCTGCATAGGCAGCAACTTATCGCCTCTGCGCCAGACTTTGCGCACAGCAAATGTTATCGGTCACATCGCGCAACTGAACGTATCCACTATCAACAAACAGACCATTGGAAGCAGTGAGCTGGAACAATACCTGGCCCTGCCCCAGACCGAACAGGCCGATGTCGAGTCCATCATAAACTTCGACCGGATGTCGCGAGCAGTGCATATGCTGAACTATTTGCCGCAAGCACATCTCGACGAATTATTGTTTCTGGAAGTCGACCCGCGGCATATTCTCGGTGTCAAAGAAGATCATGGCGCTTATTTTGAAGAGGTGATCGTGGCTTGCGGCCTGCAAACCGCCAATGTCGCCATCACATTGACTGCAAACAACGCTTATGCCGGTTTTTACCAATTGCTGCTAAAAGGCCTGAACAACTATCAACGCCGCGGCTACCAATTGGCGTTGAAGTTTGATTATCACTCGCTGGAAAAATCGGCCTTCGAACTCATCACCCGTGCGGCACCCAACTTCGTCGGCATCTCGGCGCTAGAATTGGACCGTATCCGCGACAATAAACTTCTGGAAAAACTCCAACAGTTAAGCAGTTTGGCAAGATCCATAGCCAGCCAAAGCTTCATGCTGCAGATCGACGATAAACGCACAGCGGCATTGGCTCGCAATACCGGCTTCGAGTTGGTACAGGGGGACTATTTCGAACAAAGCGTCCAGTTATCTGCGGCCAACGGCTAA
- a CDS encoding AraC family transcriptional regulator — MTDLAMQRCSYKDRMDRVCDYIRDNLDEDLSVERLSRIALFSKYHFHRQFSEYTGINVFRFIQLIRLKRASYQLAFSQNLRIIDIAFDAKFENPESFARAFKKLFGQTPSQFRKKPQWKSWHEKYRLPIPRGKTNMQVNIVKFKETKVAVLEHRGAVETLNDSVGVFIEWRKASQLSPVKTSNTYGLAYDDPKITPPEKFRFDLCGSVETDVPANPQGILTKIIPGGRCAVIRHLGPHEAMDDKIRFLYGTWLPESNEELREFPCFFHYLNLFPDVSEQELITDIYLPLKEI, encoded by the coding sequence ATGACTGACCTAGCTATGCAGAGATGTTCTTATAAAGACAGAATGGACCGAGTATGTGACTACATCCGGGACAATCTTGATGAAGATTTATCTGTAGAAAGATTAAGCCGGATTGCCTTATTTTCGAAATATCACTTCCATCGGCAATTTTCTGAGTATACGGGGATTAATGTCTTCAGATTTATCCAGTTGATACGTTTAAAACGAGCATCGTACCAGTTGGCATTTAGCCAAAATCTGCGGATTATCGATATCGCATTTGATGCCAAATTCGAAAATCCGGAATCGTTTGCCCGTGCATTTAAAAAACTCTTTGGCCAGACACCCTCACAATTCAGAAAAAAACCGCAATGGAAGTCCTGGCATGAAAAATATCGGCTACCCATACCCAGAGGAAAAACCAACATGCAAGTAAACATAGTGAAATTTAAAGAAACCAAAGTCGCCGTATTAGAGCACCGTGGGGCGGTTGAGACATTGAACGATTCGGTCGGGGTCTTTATCGAATGGCGCAAGGCCAGCCAATTGTCCCCGGTGAAAACCAGCAATACATACGGACTCGCCTACGACGACCCCAAAATCACGCCCCCTGAAAAATTCAGATTTGACCTCTGCGGCTCAGTCGAAACTGACGTGCCGGCGAATCCGCAAGGTATCCTGACTAAAATCATCCCAGGAGGGCGTTGCGCTGTAATTCGCCATCTAGGCCCGCATGAAGCAATGGACGACAAGATACGTTTTTTATATGGGACATGGTTGCCAGAAAGCAATGAAGAATTACGGGAGTTTCCTTGTTTTTTTCACTATCTGAACCTCTTCCCAGATGTGTCCGAACAGGAGTTGATCACTGATATATATTTGCCTTTAAAAGAAATTTGA
- a CDS encoding class I SAM-dependent methyltransferase, which yields MTDQSKRQAANDEPFPAATDRANDQRILESWAKNATPWTTAIREQQIASRRLATDQAIIDAITDFAPGSVLDVGCGEGWLVRALTVRGILASGVDAIPALIAQARRAGPEAYYLASYQDITHGQFRFQADTLVCNFSLFGKSSVETLFAALGTLLPNSGQLIVQTLHPLAACGDQPYRDGWRIGSWQGFNRDFIDPPPWYFRTLASWVGLFVGNGFELTEIREPSNPDTNQPLSILFIATVKLRT from the coding sequence ATGACCGATCAATCGAAACGCCAAGCGGCCAATGACGAGCCGTTTCCCGCCGCAACCGACCGAGCCAACGACCAGCGCATTCTCGAGTCGTGGGCTAAAAATGCCACACCTTGGACGACCGCCATCCGCGAACAGCAAATCGCCAGTCGCAGACTGGCCACCGATCAAGCAATCATCGACGCTATTACCGATTTTGCACCGGGCTCGGTGCTGGATGTCGGCTGCGGTGAAGGCTGGCTGGTGCGAGCGTTAACCGTGCGCGGAATCCTGGCGTCTGGTGTCGATGCCATTCCGGCATTGATCGCACAAGCTCGCCGAGCCGGCCCGGAGGCCTATTATCTGGCGTCTTACCAAGACATTACGCATGGCCAATTCCGGTTTCAGGCCGACACGTTGGTGTGCAACTTTTCCTTATTCGGAAAATCCTCGGTCGAAACGCTGTTTGCCGCGCTCGGAACCTTGTTACCCAATAGTGGACAGCTGATCGTACAAACCTTACATCCACTGGCAGCCTGCGGCGACCAGCCTTATAGGGACGGCTGGCGTATCGGTTCATGGCAGGGATTCAATCGGGACTTTATCGACCCGCCGCCTTGGTATTTCCGAACCCTAGCCAGCTGGGTGGGTTTATTCGTCGGCAACGGCTTCGAGCTAACCGAAATCCGCGAACCTAGCAATCCCGACACCAACCAGCCGTTGTCCATTCTATTCATAGCAACCGTCAAATTGCGGACTTAG